TTACCGCGCACAATGTCGAAATATAAATCGCGTAGCCTCCTAGTGATCGGACCAATTCGTCCATCGCCTACCGGACGGTGATCAATGCTGGCGATGGCCGCGATTTGCACTCCAGTGCCGCACAGGAACGCTTCGTCGCACACATACAGCTCGGTACGGTCAATGGTGCGTTCTTTGACCGGGATGTGGAGTTCCTCACGCGCTAACTGAATAAGAGTTTGTCGGGTGATGCCTTCCAGGATGTCCGAGGTAATGGATGGAGTAATCAAGACTCCATTGCGCACCATGAAAAAGTTTTCTGCACTACCCTCCGAGACAGAACCGCCGCGGGTTAGTACGATTGCCTCATCGAAGCCGTTCATTTCTGCTTCGCTTTTACACAAGGCTGAGTTAACGTAGGCTCCGGTGCACTTGGCACGGGCAGGCAGCGAGGTATCATAGATGCGCCGCCAGGAGGAAACACAAACCTTGGCGCCCTCTTCCCTTTCGATGTATTTGCCAAAAGGCATAGCAAACATAGCGAAGGTATCAGCTACACCTTTTAGACGTACCCCAATGCCCTCTTGGGATTTGAAAGCTAGCGGCCGAATGTAGGTATCCTCTTTGAAGCCTTCTCGCCGTAATAGCTCGATCGTGATGTCACCCAGTTGCTCTACAGAATAGGGCAGGTCAATGAGCAGAATGCGGCAGGAGTTGTGCAATCGCTGGTAGTGCTCGGGCATGCGGAAAATATAGAGCTGTTCCTCTTCTTCGTTCCA
The DNA window shown above is from Chloroflexota bacterium and carries:
- a CDS encoding branched-chain amino acid transaminase: MAQNKYAFFDGKIVPIEEAKISIMTHALNYGTGCFEGIRAYWNEEEEQLYIFRMPEHYQRLHNSCRILLIDLPYSVEQLGDITIELLRREGFKEDTYIRPLAFKSQEGIGVRLKGVADTFAMFAMPFGKYIEREEGAKVCVSSWRRIYDTSLPARAKCTGAYVNSALCKSEAEMNGFDEAIVLTRGGSVSEGSAENFFMVRNGVLITPSITSDILEGITRQTLIQLAREELHIPVKERTIDRTELYVCDEAFLCGTGVQIAAIASIDHRPVGDGRIGPITRRLRDLYFDIVRGKIPKYKHWCTPVYDKQAKAFTAKGPSRQESVAALE